The Rhodohalobacter sp. SW132 genome has a window encoding:
- the rpsN gene encoding 30S ribosomal protein S14, producing the protein MAKKSWIARNEKRKRTVEKYAEKRRELKEAGDYEALQKLPRDASPTRVRNRCNLTGRSRGYIREYGVSRIKFRELALNGKIPGIRKASW; encoded by the coding sequence CTAAGAAATCCTGGATAGCACGAAACGAAAAAAGAAAACGTACTGTGGAAAAGTACGCTGAAAAGCGTCGCGAGCTCAAAGAAGCAGGCGACTACGAAGCTCTGCAAAAACTTCCGCGAGACGCAAGCCCTACCCGTGTTCGGAACAGGTGCAATCTCACCGGAAGATCTCGTGGATATATCCGTGAGTATGGTGTGTCGCGTATCAAGTTTCGCGAGCTCGCACTAAATGGTAAAATACCAGGCATCCGTAAAGCAAGTTGGTAA
- the rpsH gene encoding 30S ribosomal protein S8, whose protein sequence is MQSDPVSDYLTRLRNAQQAGHRRVDVPASKLKRAMTKILVDKGYVNKYIDITDNKQGVLRLFLKYDAYGQPVIKKLIRVSKPGLRKYVSADDIPQSYNGLGIVILSTSNGVMTDKEARKLKIGGEILCSIY, encoded by the coding sequence ATGCAATCTGACCCAGTATCTGATTATTTAACCCGTTTAAGAAATGCACAGCAGGCCGGCCACAGACGTGTGGATGTTCCAGCGTCTAAGCTAAAGCGTGCAATGACTAAAATTCTTGTTGATAAAGGCTACGTAAATAAATACATCGACATTACAGATAATAAACAAGGCGTGCTTCGGCTTTTCCTTAAGTATGATGCGTATGGCCAGCCTGTGATTAAGAAACTGATTCGGGTATCAAAACCCGGTTTGAGGAAATATGTAAGTGCTGACGATATTCCACAATCTTATAACGGTCTTGGAATTGTAATTCTGTCAACCTCCAATGGTGTTATGACAGATAAAGAAGCACGTAAATTGAAAATTGGCGGAGAAATTCTCTGCTCGATTTACTAA
- the rplF gene encoding 50S ribosomal protein L6 produces the protein MSRIGKQPVALASNIEFTIGADNTITVKGEKGTGTIRIHPDITVEKTENEIIVKRPSDSKEHKSLHGLYRSLINNMVEGVANGYKKTLEIIGVGYRASFTNGVLELNLGFSHPIYFVPPEGIDIEVDTKTKKNPMLIISGVNKEMVGQVAAKIRSMRKPEPYKGKGIRYTDEYVRRKAGKSATK, from the coding sequence ATGTCAAGAATAGGTAAACAACCGGTTGCGTTGGCCAGCAATATCGAATTTACGATTGGTGCTGACAACACAATTACCGTGAAAGGTGAGAAAGGAACGGGAACGATTCGAATTCATCCTGATATCACGGTTGAAAAAACCGAGAATGAAATTATTGTAAAACGCCCAAGTGATTCCAAAGAACACAAATCACTGCATGGTTTGTACCGTTCACTTATCAACAATATGGTTGAAGGTGTGGCAAACGGGTACAAAAAAACACTCGAAATTATTGGTGTTGGTTACCGTGCATCGTTTACAAATGGTGTTCTTGAATTAAACCTTGGATTTTCACACCCGATCTATTTTGTTCCACCCGAAGGAATTGATATTGAAGTGGATACAAAAACGAAAAAAAATCCAATGCTTATTATCTCCGGAGTGAACAAAGAGATGGTAGGCCAGGTTGCAGCAAAGATCAGATCGATGAGAAAGCCGGAGCCTTATAAAGGAAAAGGTATTCGATACACTGATGAGTACGTACGAAGAAAAGCTGGTAAGTCAGCCACGAAATAA
- the rplR gene encoding 50S ribosomal protein L18 — protein MKKNRIKTERRNKIRRRIRSTITGTAERPRLAVFKSSKHIYLQLINDRENVTITSVSSTTADLRSELADKSKVEAAHLIGQEIAKAAIDMGIKKVVFDRGGYKYHGVVKSAADGAREGGLDL, from the coding sequence ATGAAGAAAAACCGCATAAAAACAGAACGCAGAAACAAGATCCGCAGAAGAATCCGTTCTACTATAACCGGAACTGCGGAGCGTCCGAGACTGGCTGTCTTCAAAAGCAGTAAACATATTTATCTTCAGCTGATTAATGATCGTGAAAACGTAACGATTACTTCAGTTTCTTCAACAACTGCAGACCTTCGGAGCGAACTTGCAGATAAATCCAAAGTGGAAGCTGCACATTTAATCGGACAGGAAATCGCAAAAGCAGCCATCGACATGGGAATCAAAAAAGTTGTTTTCGATCGCGGCGGTTACAAATATCACGGGGTTGTGAAATCTGCTGCTGATGGAGCACGCGAAGGCGGATTGGACCTCTAA
- the rpsE gene encoding 30S ribosomal protein S5, whose translation MPKIRRKHNIPAGNLNLEEKLVHINRVSKVVKGGRRFSFNAIVVVGNGDGVVGHGLGKANEVADAIQKGFDNAKKNLIKVSMTKTGSIHHPIVGKAGAGKVLLRPASEGTGVIAGGAVKALLDVAGVQNILSKSLRSSNPHNMVKAAFEALRNASDPVEVAQRRGVSVSKVFKG comes from the coding sequence ATGCCAAAAATACGTAGAAAACATAATATTCCAGCCGGTAATCTCAATCTTGAAGAGAAACTGGTTCATATTAACAGGGTATCCAAAGTTGTAAAAGGTGGACGCCGATTCAGTTTCAACGCCATTGTTGTGGTTGGAAATGGAGACGGAGTTGTAGGTCATGGACTTGGAAAAGCAAATGAAGTGGCAGATGCCATTCAAAAAGGATTCGACAACGCTAAAAAGAATCTGATCAAAGTCTCGATGACTAAAACAGGTTCTATTCACCATCCAATTGTTGGAAAAGCCGGTGCGGGTAAAGTCTTACTGCGGCCTGCTTCAGAAGGTACTGGTGTAATTGCCGGCGGTGCAGTAAAAGCACTTCTCGATGTTGCTGGTGTTCAAAATATTTTATCAAAATCTCTGCGCTCCTCAAATCCTCACAACATGGTGAAAGCCGCTTTTGAAGCTTTGAGAAATGCATCCGACCCGGTTGAAGTTGCTCAGAGAAGAGGAGTTAGTGTAAGTAAGGTATTTAAAGGATAA
- the rplO gene encoding 50S ribosomal protein L15: MKLHNLKAPASHKKRKRVGRGQGSGTGEQSGRGHNGQKSRSGSKVKAWFEGGQMPLQRRIPKFGFTNPFRTEYQALNVQRISEFIEAGKLGETITISDLVDAGLADDKQRIKLLGSGEIDSKISIEVHACSGSAREKVESAGGSVNVIE; the protein is encoded by the coding sequence ATGAAACTACACAATTTAAAAGCACCCGCTTCTCACAAAAAACGCAAACGCGTTGGTAGAGGTCAGGGCTCTGGTACCGGAGAGCAGTCTGGTAGAGGGCATAACGGCCAGAAGTCAAGAAGCGGAAGCAAGGTGAAGGCATGGTTTGAAGGCGGGCAGATGCCGCTTCAAAGAAGAATACCAAAATTTGGTTTTACAAATCCATTCAGAACTGAGTACCAGGCTTTAAATGTTCAGAGAATATCTGAGTTTATTGAGGCCGGTAAACTTGGTGAAACGATCACAATATCTGATCTGGTAGATGCCGGATTAGCAGATGACAAACAACGAATAAAACTGCTGGGTTCAGGTGAGATTGATTCAAAAATCTCCATCGAAGTACATGCCTGTAGTGGATCTGCCCGTGAAAAGGTTGAATCCGCCGGCGGCAGTGTTAATGTCATTGAATAA
- the secY gene encoding preprotein translocase subunit SecY, producing the protein MSTLDSFRNIFKIEDLRNRILYVVGVLMVYRIGSYVTMPGVDASELTMQQGDASSLMGLFDLFVGGAFSRAGVFALGIMPYITAAIIIQLMGAAVPYFQKLQREGEEGRRKINRLTRYGTVGITAVQAIGFGINLIATSPNAIVVGNFAFILTCVIVLTAGTTFVMWLGERITDRGIGNGISILIMIGIIAALPTALINEISTTNNAIIIIVELAGLILVIASCVLLTQGTRKIPVQYAKRVVGRKVYGGTTQYLPLRVNAAGVMPIIFAQSIMFIPSTIGTFFPENETVQWMTAWSADFTGLTYSIVFFIICVFFTFFYTAIAVNPKEMADTMKRQGGFIPGVRPGKQTVEFIDNILTKITLPGSLFLSFVAIMPAIIAQMGVTPGFALFYGGTSLLIIVGVALDTLQQIESHLMMRHYDGFMKSGKIKGRRRA; encoded by the coding sequence ATGAGTACCTTAGATAGCTTTAGAAACATCTTTAAGATTGAGGATCTCCGGAACCGCATACTATATGTGGTTGGAGTTCTTATGGTTTATCGGATTGGCAGTTATGTAACCATGCCAGGTGTAGACGCCAGTGAACTTACCATGCAGCAGGGAGATGCTTCCAGCCTGATGGGTCTTTTTGACTTATTTGTAGGTGGTGCATTTTCAAGAGCCGGTGTGTTTGCTCTGGGTATTATGCCCTATATTACCGCTGCTATTATCATTCAGCTGATGGGTGCTGCTGTACCATATTTCCAAAAACTTCAGCGTGAAGGGGAAGAGGGCCGGCGAAAAATTAACCGTTTGACCCGTTACGGTACGGTTGGTATTACTGCTGTCCAGGCCATTGGGTTTGGAATTAACCTGATTGCAACATCACCAAATGCAATTGTGGTTGGTAATTTCGCTTTTATCCTCACATGTGTGATTGTACTTACTGCAGGTACCACATTCGTAATGTGGCTGGGTGAACGGATTACAGACCGGGGAATCGGTAACGGTATTTCGATACTGATTATGATCGGGATTATCGCTGCACTGCCAACAGCTTTGATTAATGAGATATCAACAACTAATAATGCAATTATTATAATTGTTGAACTCGCTGGATTGATTCTTGTGATTGCATCCTGTGTGTTACTTACGCAGGGCACACGGAAAATTCCGGTTCAATATGCGAAAAGAGTGGTTGGCCGGAAAGTATATGGAGGTACAACACAATACCTTCCGCTGCGGGTGAATGCCGCTGGTGTGATGCCGATTATCTTTGCTCAATCAATCATGTTTATACCAAGTACAATCGGGACATTCTTTCCAGAGAATGAAACCGTTCAATGGATGACAGCATGGTCCGCTGATTTTACAGGGCTTACGTATTCGATAGTGTTTTTCATCATCTGTGTGTTCTTTACCTTCTTTTATACTGCGATCGCAGTGAATCCAAAAGAGATGGCGGATACAATGAAACGCCAGGGTGGATTTATACCCGGTGTGAGACCAGGGAAACAGACCGTTGAATTTATAGATAATATTCTGACGAAAATTACACTGCCGGGGTCACTATTTCTATCTTTTGTAGCCATTATGCCTGCCATAATCGCACAAATGGGTGTAACACCTGGCTTTGCACTCTTTTATGGTGGAACCAGTCTGCTTATTATCGTGGGTGTAGCCCTTGATACATTGCAGCAGATTGAAAGTCATTTGATGATGCGTCATTATGATGGTTTCATGAAATCAGGAAAAATTAAAGGAAGACGCAGGGCCTGA
- the map gene encoding type I methionyl aminopeptidase, producing MIYLKSESEIDKMREAAQLVSRTLGEVGKVLEPGVETGKLDRIAEEYILKHEARPAFKGYGGKKNPFPATLCISINEEVVHGIPGKRVLKEGDVVSVDCGVELNGFFGDHAYTFIAGETDEKTVDLLRTTLQSLYIGIDEAVHGNRIGDIGSAIQNHCEDKGFGVVRDLVGHGIGKNMHEEPSVPNYGRPGKGERLRTGMGLAIEPMITAGTWKVSTLDDGWTIVTADGSNAAHFEHDIIVREGKAEILSTFDYIAEITKNKILETH from the coding sequence ATGATCTACCTGAAGAGTGAATCTGAAATTGATAAGATGCGTGAAGCTGCGCAACTTGTATCAAGAACACTCGGTGAGGTTGGTAAAGTTCTGGAACCCGGAGTTGAAACCGGGAAACTAGACAGGATCGCAGAAGAATACATTTTGAAACACGAGGCCCGACCCGCATTTAAGGGGTACGGTGGAAAGAAGAATCCATTTCCGGCCACATTGTGTATCTCTATAAACGAAGAAGTTGTTCATGGGATACCGGGGAAACGAGTATTGAAAGAAGGGGATGTTGTCTCTGTTGATTGTGGTGTAGAATTGAACGGTTTCTTTGGTGATCATGCTTATACTTTTATTGCCGGAGAAACTGATGAAAAGACCGTTGATCTGTTGCGTACCACGCTTCAATCACTCTATATAGGAATTGATGAAGCCGTACATGGCAACCGTATTGGTGATATAGGTTCTGCCATCCAAAACCATTGTGAAGATAAAGGGTTTGGGGTCGTTCGTGATCTGGTAGGTCATGGAATAGGAAAAAATATGCACGAGGAACCATCCGTTCCTAATTATGGTCGGCCGGGAAAGGGCGAACGATTGCGAACCGGTATGGGATTGGCTATTGAGCCGATGATAACTGCAGGTACCTGGAAAGTGAGTACATTAGACGATGGATGGACAATCGTTACTGCAGATGGATCGAATGCGGCTCATTTTGAGCATGATATTATAGTTCGTGAAGGAAAAGCTGAAATTCTCAGTACTTTTGATTATATTGCTGAGATCACAAAAAATAAAATTTTAGAAACTCATTAA
- the infA gene encoding translation initiation factor IF-1, which yields MAKQEPIKQDGKILEALPNAQFKVELDNGHEILAHVSGKMRMYYIKILPGDRVQVEMSPYDLSKGRITYRYK from the coding sequence ATGGCTAAACAAGAGCCGATTAAGCAGGACGGAAAAATTTTAGAAGCTTTACCAAATGCACAGTTCAAAGTTGAACTGGATAACGGTCATGAAATACTGGCTCATGTTTCTGGTAAAATGAGAATGTACTATATCAAAATTTTGCCCGGTGATCGTGTGCAGGTTGAAATGTCTCCATACGATCTTTCAAAAGGCAGAATTACATATCGTTATAAGTAA
- the rpmJ gene encoding 50S ribosomal protein L36 yields MKTKSSVKKRSSDDKIVRRKGRIYVINKKNPRHKQRQG; encoded by the coding sequence ATGAAAACAAAATCATCAGTTAAAAAACGAAGTTCTGACGATAAAATCGTTAGAAGAAAAGGACGTATTTACGTTATCAATAAAAAGAATCCCCGCCATAAACAGCGTCAGGGATAA
- the rpsM gene encoding 30S ribosomal protein S13: MARIAGIDLPKQKRGIISLTYIFGIGDTVAGKILDKAGIDHDKKVVEWSEDEVANLRQIIEEDYKVEGALRTEINANIRRLIETGSYRGVRHRKGLPVRGQRTQTNARTRKGKRRAVAGKKAAPKK; this comes from the coding sequence ATGGCACGAATTGCTGGAATCGATTTACCAAAACAAAAACGAGGAATCATCAGCCTAACCTATATCTTCGGTATAGGTGACACTGTTGCAGGGAAAATCCTGGATAAGGCTGGCATAGATCACGACAAAAAAGTGGTTGAATGGTCGGAGGATGAAGTAGCAAATCTTCGCCAGATCATTGAAGAAGATTACAAAGTTGAAGGTGCTCTCAGAACCGAGATTAATGCGAATATTCGCAGATTAATAGAAACTGGAAGCTATCGTGGAGTTCGTCATAGAAAAGGATTACCTGTACGTGGGCAGAGAACTCAGACAAACGCCCGCACCAGGAAAGGTAAACGACGTGCCGTAGCCGGTAAGAAAGCAGCGCCTAAAAAATAA
- the rpsK gene encoding 30S ribosomal protein S11, translating into MAKRPRRSAEKAGGKRKKKKQISDPNGMAFIKATFNNVLVSVTDSNGNVLSWSSSGKEGFKGSRKNTPYAAQVSAETAATAAHEMGLRKVEVFVKGPGSGREAAIRALATSGLEVTSIKDRTPIPHNGCRPPKRRRV; encoded by the coding sequence ATGGCAAAAAGACCAAGAAGATCTGCTGAAAAAGCGGGCGGAAAACGAAAGAAAAAGAAACAGATAAGCGATCCGAACGGAATGGCGTTCATTAAAGCCACATTTAATAATGTGCTTGTGAGTGTAACGGATTCCAACGGTAACGTTCTGTCATGGTCATCTTCCGGTAAAGAAGGTTTTAAGGGGTCAAGAAAAAATACACCCTATGCTGCGCAGGTCAGTGCAGAAACAGCGGCAACTGCTGCTCACGAAATGGGATTACGTAAAGTGGAAGTTTTTGTAAAAGGACCTGGTTCTGGCCGGGAAGCTGCAATTCGTGCGTTGGCAACAAGCGGCCTTGAAGTAACGTCTATTAAAGACAGAACTCCAATTCCGCATAATGGATGCCGCCCTCCCAAAAGAAGAAGAGTTTAA